A genomic stretch from Caulobacter sp. FWC2 includes:
- a CDS encoding ABC transporter ATP-binding protein, with protein MTDDASPLVLDAVALTLPSSAGPVNILRGVDLVVNAGERVAVVGPSGSGKSSLIAVGAGLEEPTAGTVRLFGQDLSKLNEDGRARLRRGRAALVFQSFHLLPNMTAEENVATPLEIAGTRDALPTARDWLGRVGLSGRLTHYPHQLSGGEQQRVALARALAARPALLFADEPTGNLDGATAASVADLMFNLVAEVGAALVMVTHDPSLATRADRIVRMADGRIAS; from the coding sequence ATGACCGACGACGCCTCGCCTCTCGTTCTAGACGCCGTCGCCCTGACCCTGCCCTCCTCCGCCGGCCCCGTGAACATCCTGCGCGGCGTCGACCTGGTGGTGAACGCCGGCGAGCGCGTGGCCGTGGTCGGTCCGTCGGGCTCGGGCAAGTCGTCGCTGATCGCGGTCGGGGCCGGGCTGGAGGAGCCGACCGCCGGGACGGTGCGCCTGTTCGGCCAGGACCTGTCCAAGCTGAACGAGGACGGCCGGGCCCGCCTGCGGCGCGGCCGGGCGGCGCTGGTGTTCCAGTCCTTCCACCTGCTGCCCAACATGACCGCCGAGGAGAACGTCGCCACCCCGCTGGAGATCGCCGGGACCCGCGACGCCCTGCCCACCGCTCGCGACTGGCTGGGCCGCGTGGGCCTGTCCGGACGCCTGACCCACTATCCGCACCAGCTGTCGGGCGGCGAGCAGCAGCGCGTGGCCCTGGCCCGCGCCCTGGCCGCCCGTCCTGCCCTGCTGTTCGCCGATGAGCCGACCGGCAACCTGGACGGCGCGACCGCCGCCTCGGTCGCCGACCTGATGTTCAACCTGGTCGCCGAGGTCGGGGCCGCCTTGGTCATGGTCACCCACGACCCGAGTCTCGCCACCCGCGCCGACCGCATCGTGCGTATGGCCGACGGGCGCATCGCCTCGTGA
- a CDS encoding glutathione S-transferase family protein has product MLVVHHLNNSRSQRVLWLLEELGVPYEVKRYERDAKTMLAPPELKAIHPLGKSPVITEGGKVIAETGAIVEYIIETYGQGRMIPAAGSPERLRYTYWLHYAEGSAMTPLLLKLVFTALPDRAPGLLKGLVRSIASRAQQGFVDPQLKAHVDYWEAELTKTPWFAGAEFTAADIMMSFPLEAGAARAGADTRPHVKAFLTKIHARPAYQRALQKGGPYAYA; this is encoded by the coding sequence ATGCTCGTCGTCCATCACCTCAACAATTCGCGCAGCCAGCGCGTGCTCTGGCTGCTCGAGGAGCTGGGCGTTCCCTACGAGGTCAAGCGCTATGAGCGCGACGCCAAGACCATGTTGGCGCCGCCGGAGCTGAAGGCGATCCACCCGCTGGGCAAGTCTCCAGTGATCACCGAGGGCGGCAAGGTCATCGCCGAGACCGGGGCGATCGTGGAGTACATCATCGAGACCTACGGCCAGGGGCGGATGATCCCGGCCGCCGGCAGTCCTGAGCGCCTGCGCTATACTTACTGGCTGCACTATGCCGAGGGCTCGGCCATGACGCCCCTGCTGCTGAAGCTGGTCTTCACCGCCCTGCCCGACCGCGCGCCGGGCCTGCTGAAGGGCCTGGTCAGGTCGATCGCCAGCAGGGCCCAGCAGGGCTTCGTCGACCCGCAGCTGAAGGCCCATGTCGACTACTGGGAGGCCGAGCTGACCAAGACCCCGTGGTTTGCGGGCGCCGAGTTCACCGCCGCCGACATCATGATGAGCTTCCCTCTGGAAGCCGGCGCCGCCCGCGCCGGCGCGGACACCCGTCCCCACGTGAAGGCCTTCCTGACCAAGATCCACGCCCGCCCCGCCTATCAACGCGCGCTGCAGAAGGGCGGGCCCTACGCCTACGCGTGA
- a CDS encoding arylesterase yields MTLTAQRFPSRRHILTGLGLLPLAAAAPKPQVVTVLGDSITAGLGLPAREAMPAQLQAALGKLGVSAVVRAAGVSGDTSGGGLARVGFSVAADTRVCVVALGGNDLLQGVEPARTKANLRGVLQKLKSRGIGVVLVGVGAPPAIGASYAREFNALYPSLAREFGVPLYANILAGVGGHSALLQRDGIHPNAVGAKKIGEALAPVVAKALKGR; encoded by the coding sequence ATGACCCTGACCGCACAGCGTTTTCCAAGCCGTCGCCACATTTTGACGGGCTTGGGGCTATTGCCCCTCGCCGCCGCCGCGCCCAAGCCGCAAGTCGTCACCGTTTTGGGCGACTCGATCACGGCGGGCTTGGGCCTGCCGGCGCGCGAGGCCATGCCGGCCCAGCTGCAGGCGGCGCTGGGCAAGCTGGGCGTGTCGGCCGTGGTCCGGGCGGCCGGCGTCTCGGGCGACACCAGCGGCGGCGGGCTGGCGCGGGTCGGCTTCAGCGTCGCGGCCGACACCCGGGTCTGCGTCGTGGCGCTGGGCGGCAACGACCTGCTGCAAGGCGTCGAGCCGGCCCGGACCAAGGCCAATCTGCGCGGCGTCCTCCAGAAGCTTAAGAGCCGCGGCATCGGCGTGGTGCTGGTCGGCGTCGGCGCGCCGCCGGCCATCGGGGCGTCCTACGCCCGCGAGTTCAACGCCCTCTATCCCAGCCTGGCGCGGGAGTTCGGGGTTCCTCTGTACGCCAACATCCTGGCCGGGGTGGGTGGCCATTCGGCCCTGCTGCAGCGCGACGGCATCCATCCCAACGCCGTCGGGGCCAAGAAGATCGGCGAGGCCCTGGCCCCGGTCGTGGCCAAGGCCCTGAAGGGTCGGTGA
- a CDS encoding ABC transporter permease, with product MPLSFRLAGRELRSGVRGFRIFLACLALGVAAIAAAGSTAEAFRQGLASQAREILGGDLSFSVENRDFTDKERAAFDKLGVTTYAAVARAMAQAPTGDRRLVSLRGVDGRFPLAGTVTLEGAPNLAAALADRDGLPGAAVEPALLDRLHLKIGDRFEAGPMTLVVRARLVSEPDGLSRGFSMAPRVLIRSEVLERSGLLAPGGLTSRTVRVALKPSEDPRAIGKAVQAALPDAHLRVRDRLDSAPGARRLIDQLEYFLGFIGLASLVAGGLGVAGAVSAYLSTREPAIAVLKALGAESGLIRDLHLIQIGVLALLGVAIGLAVGAVAPLVLGQLAGSSLPIPALFKVYPWPLAKAGLFGILAAAAFSLIPLARARVTPPSALFRRAPKARLPLGLETIGAVVAGAGLAALAVATAPTPMAAAIMIAGVAVAFGLLTVLGRSAAWLAGKARGLTRGPVKLGLANLAGPGSAARTASPAIGLGVALLACVVLIQSALLAQVSDVAPRTAPAMVFTEIPGDRATAFDAAVAGVIGPLREDAYLRMPFATGRIIALKGKPVDVKTINSSERWAFDNDLSLSLLAKEPKSAGIVSGRWWPANDAGPPKVALSAEIAQAAGLKVGDTITVLMLGREIEAKVAVLRKIDFGGFGPSFNLIFNPATLEGAELRSVAIARLDRTKEAALTRKLGEVFPGVNVISVREQLDAAAALFDRLALAVRGAAAVAGLAGLLVLAGAIAAGARARAREAATLKVLGATRGQILVAYVIEYGAVGLIAGAAGVAFGFAAAWPVVVKVFQASWSVDWSGVLALLFGATGLATLGGLIAASLALSQRPAPVLRGD from the coding sequence ATGCCTCTCTCTTTCCGCCTCGCGGGTCGCGAGCTGCGCTCGGGCGTGCGCGGCTTCCGCATCTTCCTGGCCTGCCTGGCGCTGGGCGTGGCGGCCATCGCCGCCGCCGGCTCGACGGCCGAGGCCTTCCGCCAGGGCCTGGCCAGCCAGGCGCGCGAGATCCTGGGCGGAGACCTGTCGTTCTCGGTCGAGAACCGCGACTTCACCGACAAGGAGCGCGCCGCCTTCGACAAGCTGGGCGTCACGACCTACGCCGCCGTGGCCCGCGCCATGGCGCAAGCCCCCACCGGCGACCGCCGGCTGGTCAGCCTACGCGGCGTCGACGGGCGCTTCCCGCTGGCCGGGACGGTGACCCTGGAGGGCGCGCCGAACCTGGCCGCCGCCCTCGCCGACCGCGACGGCCTGCCCGGCGCGGCGGTCGAGCCGGCGCTGCTGGACCGCCTGCACCTGAAGATCGGCGACCGGTTCGAGGCCGGCCCGATGACTCTGGTCGTGCGCGCCCGTCTCGTCAGCGAGCCCGACGGCCTGTCGCGCGGCTTCTCGATGGCCCCGCGCGTGCTGATCCGTAGCGAGGTGCTGGAGCGCTCCGGCCTGCTCGCGCCGGGCGGCCTCACCAGTCGCACCGTCCGCGTGGCGCTGAAGCCCAGCGAGGATCCGCGCGCGATCGGCAAGGCCGTGCAGGCGGCGCTGCCGGACGCCCACCTGCGAGTCCGCGACCGCCTGGACAGCGCGCCGGGCGCGCGGAGGCTGATCGACCAACTGGAATACTTCCTGGGCTTCATCGGCCTGGCTTCGCTGGTGGCCGGCGGCCTGGGCGTGGCGGGCGCCGTATCGGCCTATCTATCGACCCGCGAGCCAGCCATCGCCGTGCTCAAGGCCCTGGGGGCAGAGAGCGGCCTGATCCGCGACCTGCACCTGATCCAGATCGGGGTGCTGGCCTTGCTGGGGGTCGCCATCGGCCTGGCGGTCGGGGCCGTCGCGCCCCTGGTGCTGGGCCAGCTGGCCGGCTCGAGCCTGCCGATCCCCGCCCTGTTCAAGGTCTATCCCTGGCCGCTGGCCAAGGCCGGACTGTTCGGGATCCTGGCGGCGGCGGCCTTCTCGCTGATCCCGCTGGCCCGCGCCCGGGTCACCCCGCCCTCGGCCCTGTTCCGCCGCGCGCCCAAGGCCCGCCTGCCGCTGGGCCTGGAGACGATCGGCGCGGTCGTCGCCGGCGCGGGCCTGGCCGCCCTTGCGGTCGCCACCGCCCCGACCCCGATGGCGGCGGCGATCATGATCGCCGGCGTCGCCGTCGCCTTCGGCCTGCTGACCGTTCTGGGCCGCTCGGCCGCGTGGCTGGCGGGCAAGGCGCGCGGCCTGACGCGCGGTCCCGTCAAGCTGGGCCTGGCCAATCTGGCGGGTCCCGGCTCGGCGGCGCGGACCGCCAGCCCGGCCATCGGCCTGGGCGTGGCGTTGCTGGCCTGCGTAGTGCTGATCCAGTCGGCGCTGCTGGCCCAGGTCAGCGACGTGGCCCCGCGCACCGCCCCGGCCATGGTCTTCACCGAGATCCCCGGCGACCGCGCCACCGCCTTCGACGCCGCCGTGGCCGGCGTGATCGGCCCGCTCCGCGAGGACGCCTATCTGCGGATGCCGTTCGCCACCGGCCGGATCATCGCCCTGAAGGGCAAGCCGGTCGACGTGAAGACCATCAATAGCTCTGAACGCTGGGCCTTCGACAACGACCTCAGCCTGTCGCTGCTGGCGAAGGAGCCCAAGAGCGCCGGCATCGTCTCCGGCCGCTGGTGGCCCGCGAACGACGCCGGGCCGCCCAAGGTCGCCCTCAGCGCCGAGATCGCCCAGGCGGCGGGCCTCAAGGTCGGCGACACCATCACCGTGCTGATGCTCGGCCGCGAGATCGAGGCCAAGGTCGCCGTGCTGCGCAAGATCGACTTCGGCGGCTTCGGCCCCAGCTTCAACCTGATCTTCAACCCCGCCACGCTGGAGGGCGCGGAGCTGCGCAGCGTCGCCATCGCCCGCCTCGACAGGACCAAGGAAGCCGCCCTGACCCGCAAGCTCGGCGAGGTGTTTCCGGGGGTCAACGTGATCAGCGTCCGCGAGCAGCTGGACGCGGCGGCGGCCCTGTTCGACCGCCTGGCGCTCGCCGTGCGCGGCGCGGCGGCGGTCGCGGGCCTGGCGGGCCTGCTGGTGCTGGCCGGGGCTATCGCCGCCGGGGCCAGGGCTCGGGCCCGCGAGGCCGCGACGCTGAAGGTGCTGGGCGCCACGCGCGGCCAGATCCTGGTCGCCTATGTCATCGAATATGGCGCGGTGGGCCTGATCGCGGGCGCGGCCGGCGTGGCCTTCGGCTTCGCCGCCGCCTGGCCGGTGGTGGTCAAGGTGTTCCAGGCCAGCTGGAGCGTCGACTGGAGCGGCGTGCTGGCGCTGCTGTTCGGCGCAACAGGCCTGGCGACCCTGGGCGGACTGATCGCGGCCAGCCTGGCGCTGTCACAACGTCCCGCGCCGGTGCTGCGCGGGGATTGA
- the pgsA gene encoding CDP-diacylglycerol--glycerol-3-phosphate 3-phosphatidyltransferase: MKNLPNILTGSRLVMALFMFVALAAAAGAVPYLSETLTADAQLRLERWAFYAFVVASVTDFFDGWLARKLDAVSVWGAILDPIGDKILVCGALLGLMALGPNAMVVLPAGLILFREFAVSALREVGAGKGVKLPVTLLAKWKTTLQLVAIGAELILASWGAFGLPPEPSVMGGFTIVAHGLLWLATLVTLITGAQYWEAARKALV, from the coding sequence ATGAAGAACCTGCCCAATATCCTGACCGGCTCGCGCCTCGTGATGGCGCTGTTCATGTTCGTCGCCCTGGCGGCCGCGGCGGGGGCCGTGCCGTATCTGAGCGAGACCCTGACGGCGGACGCCCAGCTGCGGCTGGAGCGCTGGGCCTTCTATGCCTTCGTGGTCGCCTCGGTGACCGACTTCTTCGACGGCTGGCTGGCGCGCAAGCTGGACGCGGTCAGCGTCTGGGGCGCGATCCTCGACCCGATCGGCGACAAGATCCTGGTCTGCGGCGCCCTGCTGGGCCTGATGGCCCTGGGCCCCAACGCCATGGTCGTGCTGCCGGCCGGCCTGATCCTGTTCCGCGAGTTCGCGGTCAGCGCCCTGCGCGAGGTCGGCGCCGGCAAGGGCGTCAAGCTGCCGGTGACCCTGCTGGCCAAGTGGAAGACGACCTTGCAACTGGTGGCCATCGGCGCGGAGCTGATCCTGGCCAGCTGGGGCGCGTTCGGCCTGCCGCCTGAGCCGAGTGTCATGGGCGGCTTCACGATCGTGGCCCACGGCCTGCTGTGGCTTGCGACCCTGGTGACCCTGATCACCGGCGCGCAATACTGGGAAGCGGCGCGCAAGGCGCTGGTCTAG
- a CDS encoding methyl-accepting chemotaxis protein → MTGAFKRLSLAGKLMAAGGAALGVLLLVASLLISVSSGQAVRTLAERYAASLTSETAMGVKNDLDDADAVVRAAAGLFSATYAAGQRDRAVYMAQLKPMAIASKGMLGGWLMFEPNALGDDAAVSGKAELGSTPRGRFIGYWVRDGETLTAEQGEDGEFNEAFFTTSFTSGKPAILEPYSDNVADGGQQKQVLMTSITYPVVAGGKTVGVMGADLALGDIASRLNALKPFDDGRAMLVSPAGLWVSHPDAALRMKAYADPGLDVVKQVMADGKPALIQGVKLNGHKAQRLVAPVRLASGATWAVVADVSEAALLAPARKLALGLAIGGLVLLAAALSVLAIASRKLIAKPLLGLRASVGELAEHRYDQPVAETDRADEIGAIARALETLRAELAKAQALRDQQDALRRAADADRDRAAALTMSIDEQTDVVRQVGEALAAVAEGDLSRRIAGPFAPVYEPLRADFNTAVQSLEQAIGEIAQAADAIGAASDTLSRSSTELAHRTERQAQGLERASGSLNAVTGAMGEAAAGADETRRLVASARGEADEGGGVVAEAARTMGEIDASSRQIGDIVGLIDEIAFQTNLLALNAGVEAARAGEAGRGFAVVAQEVRALAQRSADSARQIKGLIVQSNTRVEAGVAQVERTGAALHGVAGRMAGIDAAATRIASSVREQAQDLTSVNAEVAAIERFTQENLAMVDQARVADAALAGQGARLMELVGRFRLGRGGARQVA, encoded by the coding sequence ATGACCGGAGCGTTCAAGCGGTTGTCTTTGGCGGGGAAGCTGATGGCCGCGGGCGGCGCCGCCCTGGGCGTGCTGCTGCTGGTCGCCTCGCTGTTGATCAGCGTCAGCAGCGGCCAGGCCGTGCGGACCCTGGCCGAGCGCTACGCCGCCAGCCTGACCAGCGAAACCGCCATGGGGGTCAAGAACGACCTCGACGACGCCGATGCGGTGGTGCGCGCCGCCGCCGGCCTGTTCTCGGCCACCTACGCCGCCGGCCAGCGCGACCGCGCCGTCTACATGGCCCAGCTGAAGCCCATGGCCATCGCGTCCAAGGGGATGCTGGGCGGCTGGCTGATGTTCGAGCCCAACGCCCTGGGCGACGACGCCGCCGTGTCGGGCAAGGCCGAGCTGGGCTCGACCCCGCGGGGCCGCTTCATCGGCTACTGGGTGCGCGACGGCGAAACCCTGACGGCTGAACAAGGTGAAGATGGCGAGTTCAACGAGGCCTTCTTCACCACCAGCTTCACCAGCGGCAAGCCGGCGATCCTTGAGCCCTATTCCGACAATGTCGCCGACGGCGGCCAGCAGAAGCAGGTGCTGATGACCTCGATCACCTATCCGGTGGTCGCGGGCGGCAAGACCGTGGGCGTCATGGGCGCCGACCTTGCCCTGGGCGACATCGCCAGCCGCCTGAACGCCCTGAAGCCCTTCGACGACGGCCGCGCCATGCTGGTCTCGCCGGCCGGCCTGTGGGTCAGCCACCCCGACGCGGCCTTGCGGATGAAGGCCTATGCCGATCCTGGTCTCGACGTGGTCAAGCAGGTGATGGCCGACGGCAAGCCGGCCCTGATCCAGGGCGTCAAGCTGAACGGCCACAAGGCCCAGCGCCTGGTGGCCCCGGTCAGGCTGGCCTCGGGCGCGACCTGGGCGGTGGTGGCCGATGTCAGCGAGGCGGCCCTGCTGGCCCCCGCCCGCAAACTGGCCCTGGGCCTGGCGATCGGCGGCTTGGTGCTGCTGGCCGCCGCGCTGTCGGTGCTGGCCATCGCCTCGCGCAAGCTGATCGCCAAGCCGCTCCTGGGCCTTCGCGCCTCGGTGGGCGAGCTGGCCGAGCACCGCTATGACCAGCCCGTGGCCGAGACCGATCGCGCCGACGAGATCGGGGCCATCGCCCGCGCCCTTGAGACCCTGCGCGCCGAGCTGGCCAAGGCTCAGGCCCTGCGCGACCAGCAGGACGCCCTGCGCCGCGCCGCCGACGCCGACCGCGACCGCGCCGCCGCCTTGACGATGTCGATCGACGAGCAGACCGACGTAGTCCGTCAGGTCGGCGAGGCCCTGGCCGCCGTGGCCGAGGGCGATTTGTCCCGCCGCATCGCCGGCCCGTTCGCGCCGGTCTATGAGCCGCTGCGCGCCGACTTCAACACCGCCGTTCAGAGCCTGGAGCAGGCCATCGGCGAGATCGCCCAGGCCGCCGACGCCATCGGCGCGGCCAGCGACACCCTCAGCCGCTCCTCCACCGAACTGGCTCACCGCACCGAGCGCCAGGCCCAGGGGCTGGAGCGGGCCTCCGGCTCGCTGAACGCGGTGACCGGGGCCATGGGCGAGGCCGCCGCCGGAGCGGACGAAACCCGCCGCCTGGTCGCCTCGGCGCGGGGCGAGGCCGACGAGGGCGGCGGCGTGGTCGCCGAGGCCGCCCGCACCATGGGCGAGATCGACGCCTCCTCGCGCCAGATCGGCGACATTGTCGGCCTGATCGACGAGATCGCCTTCCAGACCAACCTGCTGGCGCTGAACGCCGGCGTCGAGGCCGCGCGCGCGGGCGAGGCCGGTCGCGGCTTCGCGGTGGTGGCCCAGGAGGTCCGGGCCCTGGCCCAGCGCTCGGCGGACTCAGCCAGGCAGATCAAGGGCCTGATCGTACAGTCCAACACGCGGGTCGAGGCGGGCGTGGCGCAGGTCGAGCGCACCGGCGCGGCCCTGCACGGCGTCGCGGGGCGCATGGCCGGCATCGACGCGGCCGCCACCCGCATCGCGTCGTCCGTGCGCGAGCAGGCCCAGGACCTGACCTCGGTCAATGCCGAGGTCGCGGCGATAGAGCGCTTCACGCAAGAGAACCTGGCCATGGTCGACCAGGCCCGCGTCGCCGACGCGGCGCTGGCGGGCCAAGGCGCGCGGTTGATGGAACTGGTCGGCCGCTTCCGCCTGGGCCGTGGCGGCGCTCGCCAGGTCGCCTAG
- a CDS encoding sensor histidine kinase, with translation MQDRDQRGFRRRRRASSVRGRLVLLTISLLVPALLSMGFLLASADRESRGQLYQQLVTTARALSGAVDRQAAVGVSVAETLATDQALINGDWAAFHARALRATERRAGWIVVADQNGQQVVNTLKPYGASLPRIKRTREEAAAFSAGRSKVSDLLDGPVAGKPVITVGTPIVVKGKFYVLSYVVDAASFASVFRQQRVPDRWVATVLDNHRRVIARSRRNETFTGRLASKDMEENLRHSTEGVSKSVSLEGVPTRVAYTRSPQTGWTLVVAIPREDLASTVNRAVALGTGVFLLLLVLGVALALVYSRRINQEIRRLVSDARVIGRGETLPPADPDSLEEIAAVHAALRQASHELKTREERQGVMINELNHRVKNTLATVQALARQTFAKTPNSADGSAPLEVFTDRLIALSGAHDLLTRTGWREADMAALIEASLGAHVERVDRSGPEVALAPHTAVGLSMVFHELATNSAKYGALSAASGRVELTWKRDPVTDNLLFTWRDVGGPPVTPPTQSGFGTRLIESSIRREQKGQARFDFRPEGLVFEASLPLPEQVRWSNAF, from the coding sequence ATGCAAGACCGGGATCAGCGAGGCTTCAGGCGTCGGCGTCGCGCCAGCTCGGTTCGCGGCCGGCTGGTGCTCCTGACCATCAGCCTGCTGGTTCCGGCCCTGCTGTCGATGGGTTTCCTGCTGGCCAGCGCCGACCGCGAGTCGCGCGGACAGCTCTACCAGCAGCTGGTCACCACCGCCCGGGCCCTGAGCGGCGCCGTCGACCGCCAGGCGGCGGTGGGCGTCTCGGTGGCCGAGACCCTGGCCACCGACCAGGCCCTGATCAACGGCGATTGGGCCGCCTTCCACGCCCGCGCCCTGCGCGCCACCGAGCGCCGCGCCGGCTGGATCGTGGTCGCCGACCAGAACGGCCAGCAGGTGGTCAACACGCTCAAGCCCTATGGCGCGTCCCTGCCCCGCATCAAGCGCACCCGCGAGGAGGCCGCCGCCTTCTCGGCCGGGCGCAGCAAGGTCTCGGACCTGCTGGACGGCCCCGTCGCCGGCAAGCCGGTGATCACGGTCGGGACGCCGATCGTGGTCAAGGGCAAGTTCTATGTCCTGTCCTACGTGGTCGACGCGGCCTCGTTCGCCTCGGTGTTCCGGCAGCAGCGGGTGCCCGACCGCTGGGTCGCCACCGTGCTGGACAACCACCGCCGGGTGATCGCCCGCTCACGGCGGAACGAGACCTTCACCGGCCGCCTGGCCTCCAAGGACATGGAGGAGAACCTCCGCCACTCGACCGAAGGCGTCAGCAAGAGCGTCTCCCTGGAAGGCGTGCCGACCAGGGTCGCCTATACCCGCTCGCCCCAGACCGGCTGGACGCTGGTGGTGGCCATCCCGCGCGAGGACCTGGCCAGCACGGTCAACCGCGCCGTGGCCCTGGGGACCGGGGTCTTCCTGCTGCTGCTGGTGCTGGGCGTCGCCCTGGCCCTGGTCTATTCGCGACGCATCAACCAGGAGATCCGACGCCTGGTGTCCGACGCCCGCGTCATCGGTCGCGGCGAGACCCTGCCGCCCGCCGATCCCGACAGCCTGGAAGAGATCGCCGCCGTCCACGCCGCCCTGCGCCAGGCCTCCCACGAGCTGAAGACCCGCGAAGAGCGCCAGGGGGTGATGATCAACGAGCTGAATCACCGGGTGAAGAACACCCTGGCCACGGTCCAGGCCCTGGCCCGCCAGACCTTCGCCAAGACCCCGAATTCCGCGGACGGAAGCGCGCCGCTCGAGGTGTTCACCGACCGGCTGATCGCGCTCTCGGGGGCCCATGACCTGCTGACCCGCACCGGCTGGCGCGAGGCCGACATGGCCGCCTTGATCGAGGCCAGCCTGGGCGCGCACGTCGAGCGTGTCGACCGTTCCGGCCCCGAGGTGGCCCTGGCCCCGCACACCGCCGTGGGCCTCTCCATGGTGTTCCACGAACTGGCCACCAACAGCGCCAAGTACGGCGCCCTGTCCGCAGCCAGCGGCCGGGTCGAGCTGACCTGGAAGCGCGATCCGGTCACCGACAACCTGCTCTTCACCTGGCGCGACGTCGGCGGCCCGCCCGTGACCCCGCCCACGCAATCGGGCTTCGGCACCCGCCTGATCGAAAGCTCGATCCGCCGCGAACAGAAGGGCCAGGCCAGGTTCGACTTCCGGCCGGAGGGGCTGGTGTTCGAGGCCAGCCTGCCCCTGCCGGAGCAGGTGCGTTGGAGCAATGCATTCTGA
- a CDS encoding SLC13 family permease: MTLHQGLAFALIAGTIAAFVWGRWRYDLIALGALAVGMAIGLIPVKDAFDGFANDIVIIIASALVLSAAVARSGIVDLVMAPLLPRLKDERTQVPVLAGTTAVLSMATKNVGALALMMPSALQIARRTGVSPGRLLMPMSFGSLVGGLAVLVGTSPNIIVSEVRQEALGQPFRMFDFFPVGGILTVIAIAYLTFAYRLLPRDRKAAIDVDAALAASAYVTEVEVPEGWSFHAGSVGALKKAAEGAVFVVAILRGRKRIESPHANQKILAGDVLLLEGEQQELNQLIVAAKLRLRDADRPVAMNEPTEEVRVVEAVIGGESDLIGQSARSVTLSHTHGVNLLGVSRSGHRMAGRLATIRLKAGDILVLQGAEQSLPGALQALGLLPLAEREVRLGGVRHAVMPVAILAVAMALVATGVVPVAAGFFGAAVLVVAVGALRMREAYAALEAPVLVLVAALIPVSDTVQKTGGADLISAWLSGAFHGLPPIATLTAMMAVAMAATPFLNNAATVLIAAPIGMGVAQRLGLSPDPFLMAVAVGAGCDFLTPVGHQCNTLVLGPGGYRFGDYARLGAPLTVLILLIAPWLIAWIWPFAT; the protein is encoded by the coding sequence GTGACACTGCACCAAGGCCTCGCGTTCGCTCTGATCGCGGGCACCATCGCCGCGTTCGTCTGGGGACGGTGGCGCTATGACCTGATCGCCCTGGGCGCGCTGGCGGTCGGCATGGCCATCGGCCTGATCCCGGTGAAGGACGCCTTCGACGGCTTCGCCAACGACATCGTCATCATCATCGCCAGCGCCTTGGTGCTGAGCGCGGCCGTCGCCCGCTCGGGGATCGTCGACCTGGTCATGGCCCCTCTGCTGCCCAGGCTGAAGGACGAGCGCACCCAGGTGCCCGTGCTGGCCGGGACGACGGCGGTGCTGTCGATGGCCACCAAGAACGTCGGCGCCCTGGCCCTGATGATGCCCAGCGCCTTGCAGATCGCCCGCCGCACCGGCGTGTCGCCCGGACGCCTGCTGATGCCGATGAGCTTCGGCTCGCTGGTCGGCGGGCTGGCGGTGCTGGTCGGCACCTCACCCAACATCATCGTCTCGGAGGTGCGCCAGGAGGCCCTGGGCCAGCCGTTCCGGATGTTCGACTTCTTCCCGGTCGGCGGCATACTGACGGTCATCGCCATCGCCTATCTGACCTTCGCCTACCGGCTGCTGCCGCGCGACCGCAAGGCGGCTATCGACGTGGACGCGGCCCTGGCGGCCAGCGCCTATGTCACCGAGGTCGAGGTCCCCGAGGGTTGGAGCTTCCACGCCGGCAGCGTCGGCGCCCTGAAGAAGGCCGCCGAGGGCGCGGTCTTCGTGGTCGCCATCCTGCGCGGACGCAAGCGCATCGAGTCCCCGCACGCCAACCAAAAGATCCTTGCCGGCGACGTCCTGCTGCTGGAAGGCGAGCAGCAGGAGCTGAACCAGCTGATCGTCGCGGCCAAGCTGCGTCTGCGCGACGCCGATCGGCCGGTTGCCATGAACGAACCGACCGAGGAGGTCCGCGTGGTCGAGGCGGTGATCGGTGGGGAGAGCGACCTGATCGGCCAGTCGGCCCGCAGCGTCACGCTCAGCCACACCCACGGCGTCAACCTGCTGGGCGTGTCGCGAAGCGGCCACCGCATGGCCGGCCGCCTGGCGACTATCCGCCTGAAGGCCGGCGACATCCTGGTGCTGCAGGGCGCCGAGCAGTCGCTGCCGGGCGCCTTGCAGGCCCTGGGTCTTCTGCCGCTCGCCGAGCGCGAGGTGCGCCTGGGCGGGGTGCGGCACGCGGTGATGCCGGTGGCGATCCTGGCGGTGGCCATGGCCCTAGTGGCCACGGGCGTCGTCCCCGTCGCGGCCGGCTTCTTCGGCGCGGCGGTGCTGGTGGTGGCCGTCGGCGCCTTGCGGATGCGCGAGGCCTATGCCGCCCTCGAGGCGCCGGTGCTGGTGCTGGTCGCGGCCCTGATCCCGGTCAGCGACACGGTGCAGAAGACCGGCGGCGCCGACCTGATCTCGGCCTGGCTGTCGGGCGCCTTCCACGGCCTGCCGCCGATCGCCACCCTGACGGCGATGATGGCCGTGGCCATGGCTGCTACGCCGTTCCTGAACAACGCCGCCACGGTGCTGATCGCCGCCCCGATCGGCATGGGCGTGGCCCAGCGCCTGGGCCTGTCGCCCGACCCGTTCCTGATGGCCGTGGCGGTCGGGGCGGGCTGCGACTTCCTCACGCCGGTCGGCCACCAGTGCAACACCCTGGTCCTGGGGCCGGGCGGCTACCGGTTCGGCGACTACGCCCGGCTGGGCGCGCCGCTGACCGTCCTGATCCTGCTGATCGCGCCGTGGCTGATCGCCTGGATCTGGCCGTTCGCGACGTAG